From one Desulfonatronovibrio magnus genomic stretch:
- a CDS encoding complex I subunit 4 family protein: MMPAILLQIIFIPALVALFIFMFRYKLGKKSGWVAVAGLTYTTFLLLMALSHVYMGTPIQETYPVVSFPDIRFSLLGDGLSIAVALICNILCLCLCIYSIKYVDHRIEIIYAGIDKKGEISFYSCFYYLFLFFPVGFMGVSFASDLIILYFFMEVLTIALYFLMAYFGYYDRVRVATMCLIWGMFSALLFLGGVLMIYSQTGSFQIDQIHTLAGNPMTFWIIAIILIGMCAKLAIVPLHVWMPWVHAEHPTCIAGLLAVYANIAAYIIVRTLILPLWDDFQWFGPPIMILSVITMIWGSYLTLAQTDMKRIPACSTISQSAYSMLGIGALTVASIEGGLFFFLSHIMGKTVFFSTCGIIVYTTHIRNINQLGGLAAKMPLTAILFLCGGMMLAGIPPFSSYAAEVIMFAGIFDRGDNLGLIIGITGLVAILLTITYAVHFTRVIFFGPIPEKLAMDDHIKDPPWTMSLPLIFIILLSAFLGMYPSLVMNLFEPVIGAAIANM, from the coding sequence ATGATGCCTGCGATTCTTCTTCAGATAATCTTTATCCCTGCCCTTGTTGCCCTGTTCATTTTTATGTTCAGGTATAAGCTTGGCAAAAAATCGGGCTGGGTGGCCGTAGCTGGTCTTACATACACAACTTTTCTGCTGCTTATGGCCTTATCCCATGTCTATATGGGAACTCCCATCCAAGAGACTTACCCGGTGGTCTCATTCCCAGATATTCGTTTTTCGCTTCTTGGAGACGGACTGAGCATAGCAGTTGCTTTGATATGTAACATACTATGCCTGTGCTTGTGCATATACTCAATTAAGTATGTTGATCACCGCATAGAGATCATCTACGCAGGAATAGACAAAAAAGGTGAAATCAGCTTTTATTCCTGTTTTTACTACCTGTTCTTATTCTTTCCTGTAGGTTTCATGGGAGTCAGCTTCGCCTCGGATCTGATAATCCTGTACTTTTTTATGGAAGTTCTGACAATTGCCCTGTATTTTCTTATGGCCTATTTCGGCTATTATGACCGAGTCAGAGTGGCGACCATGTGTCTGATCTGGGGTATGTTCTCAGCCCTTCTATTCCTTGGCGGGGTATTAATGATCTACTCTCAGACTGGCTCGTTTCAGATAGATCAGATCCATACTCTGGCTGGTAACCCCATGACCTTCTGGATCATTGCCATTATTCTCATAGGTATGTGCGCCAAACTTGCCATTGTCCCTCTGCATGTGTGGATGCCATGGGTACATGCGGAACATCCAACCTGCATAGCTGGATTACTTGCTGTTTATGCCAATATCGCTGCTTATATCATAGTCCGTACGCTCATACTTCCTTTATGGGATGATTTCCAGTGGTTTGGACCTCCCATTATGATACTCTCTGTTATCACTATGATCTGGGGATCATATTTAACACTGGCCCAGACAGATATGAAGCGAATCCCGGCCTGTTCCACCATCAGCCAGAGCGCGTACTCGATGCTAGGTATCGGGGCGTTGACCGTGGCCAGTATAGAAGGTGGTTTATTCTTTTTCCTAAGCCATATTATGGGCAAGACAGTCTTCTTTTCCACATGCGGAATAATTGTATATACAACTCATATCCGAAATATCAACCAACTTGGCGGACTTGCTGCCAAGATGCCTCTAACAGCCATTCTGTTTCTCTGCGGTGGTATGATGCTGGCAGGTATTCCACCTTTCAGCAGTTATGCTGCTGAAGTAATAATGTTCGCCGGGATTTTTGATCGTGGAGACAATCTTGGTTTAATCATCGGGATAACAGGACTTGTAGCTATACTTCTGACCATCACCTATGCAGTTCATTTTACCCGTGTGATATTCTTCGGACCCATTCCAGAAAAGCTGGCCATGGATGATCATATCAAAGACCCCCCATGGACCATGTCTCTTCCGCTGATTTTTATAATACTCCTTTCAGCTTTTCTTGGAATGTATCCATCATTGGTAATGAATCTTTTCGAGCCGGTCATCGGAGCTGCAATTGCAAACATGTAA
- a CDS encoding response regulator, with product MPQKILLVNDDLQFMDIFGQQLSRWFHLVTAQGADIGLEKLREDSEIDVIVANLNMHSVDGIDFLIQAKAISPWTVGILISGRPTIDQIIKAVNRANIFGIYTTGDPIALLFSRISQGLKAVSRSKSKIKETPPCLSREELIFFQTVNISSSKNDQKI from the coding sequence ATGCCTCAAAAAATTCTTTTAGTAAATGATGATCTGCAATTTATGGACATTTTTGGCCAGCAGCTAAGTCGGTGGTTTCACCTTGTAACAGCTCAAGGGGCAGATATTGGGCTGGAAAAACTAAGGGAAGATTCAGAAATAGATGTGATTGTTGCGAATTTAAATATGCATTCTGTGGACGGTATTGACTTCCTAATTCAGGCTAAAGCAATCTCTCCATGGACCGTAGGCATTCTCATTTCAGGACGCCCCACCATTGATCAGATCATTAAAGCAGTCAACAGAGCTAATATTTTTGGAATATATACCACAGGAGATCCTATAGCGTTGCTTTTTAGCAGAATAAGCCAGGGCTTAAAGGCCGTATCGAGAAGTAAGTCCAAAATTAAGGAAACACCCCCTTGCCTTTCAAGAGAAGAACTCATCTTTTTTCAAACTGTGAATATTTCTTCTTCCAAAAATGACCAAAAAATATAG
- a CDS encoding NADH-quinone oxidoreductase subunit 5 family protein — protein MDIQLAWLCLIFPFIGVLLTPILDRFNSTLRDYGAVFFSFLTAASAVMLLPLLFNAERLPLESMYVWLEFPIKVSFGVLLDPLSIIVINVVAVISFFIMVYCLGYMKGDPGITRFWMLMNAFIGSMLLLVLANNLIIMFIGWKLVGLCSYGLISFYYKDEKKYWIGGPEPFKFDKPSACGVKAFIVTSVGDMLMLGGFLIVYFYAGTFNILELYEQANTWIPAMAASPGMIILVSILLIAGPVGKSAQFPLHEWLPEAMSGPGPVSALIHAATMVKSGVFLIARFVPIFYYAYWTGGVEEAKYFFIIVAWIGAITAFLAASQGLVALELKKVLAYSTVSQIGFMMLALGVSGFGQDILLKGYTAGIFHLMSHAMFKACLFLCAGTVIHAAHSIYINEMGSMRKYLPYTWIFMGLAGLSLIGIPPLPGFWSKEAVLVATLESQHYLLFTFAIVTVIFTAFYTMRFLGMIFHGQPSQHIIKETSKPGHHVSEAYRTQTFACGALAVGIVVFGILGLKAEHALYDLFKIQLVKDLALSTVDHVYSFPKVLVICASIGSVLIGVIPAYMYFVSQKWNPDDAYNRSSLIQKIHTFLWNRWYIDKFYNWVFVQGTMRIASIVSKKEERYDVIVNRSMPEGVRSFSSSVVADRIENGFDKTVHSLLPKGISGGGSKLIDLLRADTRDLSSNIVYLLALTIIFVILALIRMMA, from the coding sequence ATGGATATACAGCTTGCTTGGCTTTGCCTGATCTTTCCTTTTATAGGAGTATTATTAACTCCCATTCTGGATAGATTTAACTCCACTTTAAGAGATTACGGAGCCGTATTCTTTTCCTTCCTGACGGCAGCCTCAGCAGTCATGCTATTACCCCTTCTTTTCAATGCTGAAAGACTGCCACTGGAATCAATGTATGTCTGGCTCGAATTTCCAATAAAGGTAAGTTTTGGCGTATTACTTGATCCCTTAAGTATTATTGTCATCAACGTAGTAGCCGTTATCAGCTTTTTCATCATGGTCTATTGCCTGGGGTATATGAAAGGTGATCCAGGAATTACCCGCTTCTGGATGCTGATGAATGCCTTTATAGGCAGTATGCTTCTGCTTGTTCTGGCTAATAACCTCATTATAATGTTTATAGGCTGGAAACTTGTTGGGCTCTGCAGTTATGGACTAATCAGCTTTTATTATAAGGATGAAAAAAAATACTGGATTGGTGGTCCCGAGCCATTTAAGTTTGATAAACCATCAGCATGCGGTGTAAAGGCCTTTATTGTCACCAGCGTGGGAGACATGCTCATGCTGGGTGGTTTCCTTATTGTTTATTTTTACGCTGGTACCTTCAATATTCTTGAACTTTATGAACAGGCTAACACCTGGATTCCTGCAATGGCTGCATCACCCGGAATGATCATCCTGGTCAGCATACTGTTAATTGCAGGGCCAGTGGGTAAATCTGCACAGTTTCCTCTTCATGAATGGCTGCCTGAAGCCATGTCAGGGCCAGGTCCAGTTTCAGCTTTGATTCACGCCGCAACCATGGTTAAAAGCGGAGTTTTTCTTATCGCCCGTTTCGTCCCTATCTTTTATTATGCTTACTGGACCGGCGGAGTTGAGGAAGCCAAGTACTTCTTTATTATCGTAGCATGGATAGGGGCCATTACCGCCTTTCTTGCAGCAAGCCAGGGGCTTGTTGCTCTGGAACTAAAAAAAGTTCTGGCCTACTCTACTGTCAGTCAGATAGGCTTTATGATGCTGGCTCTTGGTGTATCTGGGTTTGGGCAGGATATTCTATTAAAAGGTTACACTGCCGGTATATTTCATCTTATGAGCCATGCCATGTTTAAAGCTTGTTTGTTTCTTTGTGCCGGGACAGTAATCCATGCTGCCCATTCCATATATATTAATGAAATGGGATCAATGAGAAAATATTTACCTTACACATGGATTTTCATGGGTCTGGCAGGCCTGTCCCTGATCGGAATACCGCCATTGCCAGGATTCTGGAGTAAGGAAGCTGTGCTAGTGGCTACACTTGAATCACAACATTATCTTCTTTTTACCTTTGCCATTGTAACAGTAATATTTACCGCCTTTTACACCATGCGTTTTCTTGGAATGATCTTTCACGGACAGCCAAGTCAACACATTATTAAAGAAACCAGTAAACCTGGGCACCATGTCAGTGAAGCTTACCGTACACAAACCTTTGCATGCGGCGCTTTAGCTGTTGGCATAGTAGTTTTCGGTATTCTTGGGCTTAAGGCAGAGCATGCGCTTTATGATCTGTTTAAAATTCAGCTGGTCAAAGACCTGGCACTATCAACCGTAGATCATGTGTATTCATTTCCCAAAGTATTAGTAATATGCGCATCTATCGGCAGCGTGCTCATAGGTGTTATTCCAGCTTACATGTATTTTGTATCTCAAAAATGGAATCCTGATGATGCTTACAACCGATCTTCGCTGATCCAAAAAATTCACACTTTTCTCTGGAATCGCTGGTACATAGACAAGTTTTATAACTGGGTTTTTGTTCAAGGAACCATGCGAATAGCATCCATTGTAAGCAAGAAAGAAGAACGTTATGATGTGATAGTTAATCGTAGTATGCCTGAAGGGGTCAGGTCATTCTCTTCAAGTGTTGTTGCAGACAGAATAGAGAATGGTTTTGATAAAACCGTACACTCTTTATTGCCCAAAGGGATATCCGGTGGAGGCAGTAAATTGATTGACTTACTCCGTGCAGATACGAGGGATCTTTCCAGTAATATTGTTTATTTATTAGCGTTGACCATAATTTTTGTAATCTTAGCCTTGATAAGGATGATGGCATGA
- the purU gene encoding formyltetrahydrofolate deformylase — translation MTYHLLIEARDRMGLVHAISGVLYEFGLNIEQNYEYVDKQEVRFFMRTEFSGEIDQERLVKVLQNRLPDISIKLNQKKEKKTVVLVTKEPHCLGDLLIRARYGELDMKIQTVISNHDTLRDLVEGFGIDFHHIPHAGLQREDHEKKILEVIKPYGPDFLVLAKYMRVLSPYFVSRYPERIINIHHSFLPAFIGASPYKQAYDRGVKIIGATAHFVNDELDDGPIITQGVMPVNHTFSASDMSQAGRDIEKQVLAKALKLTFDHRVFIFGRKTIIFE, via the coding sequence ATGACATATCATTTACTTATTGAAGCGCGTGATCGTATGGGACTGGTGCACGCTATCAGCGGAGTACTTTACGAATTTGGACTTAATATCGAACAGAATTATGAATATGTTGACAAACAGGAAGTCCGTTTTTTCATGCGTACTGAATTTTCCGGTGAGATTGACCAGGAAAGGCTTGTAAAGGTTTTGCAAAACCGTCTGCCGGACATTTCAATCAAACTGAATCAAAAAAAAGAAAAAAAGACAGTGGTATTGGTTACTAAGGAGCCTCACTGTCTTGGCGATTTGTTAATCAGGGCCCGGTATGGTGAACTGGATATGAAGATTCAGACGGTAATCAGTAATCATGATACATTGCGTGATCTTGTGGAGGGCTTTGGAATTGACTTTCATCATATCCCGCATGCAGGTCTGCAACGAGAAGATCATGAAAAGAAAATTCTTGAGGTAATCAAGCCCTATGGTCCTGATTTTCTTGTTCTTGCCAAGTACATGAGGGTATTGAGTCCTTATTTTGTATCCAGATATCCGGAGCGCATCATTAATATTCATCATTCATTTCTACCAGCATTCATTGGTGCTTCACCTTACAAGCAGGCATATGATCGCGGTGTAAAAATCATTGGAGCAACAGCTCACTTTGTAAATGATGAGCTTGATGATGGTCCCATAATAACCCAGGGTGTAATGCCGGTAAATCATACCTTTTCAGCCTCGGATATGTCTCAGGCTGGAAGGGATATTGAAAAGCAGGTGCTTGCCAAGGCTCTGAAGCTTACTTTTGACCACCGGGTTTTTATATTTGGCAGGAAGACCATTATCTTTGAATGA
- a CDS encoding prenyltransferase codes for MSHKYSHHKSNHTFSSWLQASRPPSQLYIFPPLLLGQLFAVQGGYPFSWSIFIICHLYGLACQLYIVFANDAADVVTDKRNNTYTIFSGGSRVLVEDKISWQVLMSAAAGAAFVCVIMGFILGLWYERWAPLVLISLGIILLWAYSYPPVRMSYRGGGEILQMLGLGILLPLTGFSAQSGDIVDFPWVVTIPLMFLALTCAMSTALPDEPSDRISNKRTTAVFLRVHNSQKIIMGLNLTAIALIVFLPIPGFNIVHKAGIAFISLLIWTYGLQLRSCLPGTNCLSKFVALMVGFSLWPLVAMNLILLYLYSMS; via the coding sequence ATGAGCCATAAATATTCACATCATAAATCTAATCATACTTTTTCATCCTGGCTCCAGGCATCCAGGCCACCCTCACAATTGTATATCTTCCCGCCCTTGCTGCTGGGACAACTTTTTGCAGTTCAGGGTGGTTATCCATTTTCGTGGAGTATCTTTATAATCTGCCACTTATATGGATTGGCCTGCCAGCTTTATATTGTATTTGCCAATGATGCGGCAGATGTTGTCACAGACAAGCGCAACAATACATACACAATATTCTCAGGTGGTTCCAGGGTACTTGTTGAAGATAAAATTTCCTGGCAGGTACTTATGTCAGCGGCTGCCGGCGCCGCCTTTGTTTGCGTAATTATGGGGTTCATCTTAGGGCTCTGGTATGAAAGGTGGGCACCCTTAGTGCTCATTTCACTGGGAATAATTCTTTTGTGGGCATACAGTTATCCACCAGTTCGAATGTCATATAGAGGTGGAGGTGAAATCCTGCAAATGCTGGGGTTGGGTATATTGCTTCCACTGACAGGTTTTTCTGCTCAGTCGGGAGATATCGTGGACTTCCCTTGGGTTGTAACAATTCCACTCATGTTTCTTGCTCTGACATGCGCCATGAGCACGGCTCTGCCTGATGAACCATCAGATAGAATAAGTAACAAAAGAACCACTGCTGTTTTTCTAAGAGTTCATAACAGTCAGAAGATAATTATGGGCCTGAACCTGACAGCCATTGCTCTTATTGTATTTCTGCCCATTCCTGGATTTAACATTGTACATAAAGCTGGAATAGCTTTCATTAGTCTGCTTATATGGACTTATGGCTTGCAGTTGAGAAGTTGCCTGCCTGGTACGAATTGCTTGTCTAAGTTTGTGGCTCTTATGGTTGGCTTCAGTTTGTGGCCCCTGGTAGCCATGAACCTAATACTGCTTTATTTGTACTCAATGAGTTAA
- a CDS encoding complex I subunit 4 family protein, translating into MMPMILLQIIFIPALVSLIIFSFRNSLGKKSGWVAVSGLIYTTVLLLIALAEVYNGSPINEEYPLLINPDIRLTLLGDGLSIAVALICNLLCLALCVYSIKYIDHRIEIIYADLNEKGQTSYYTCFFYLLLFFPVGFMGVSFASDLIVLYFFMEVLTVVLYFLMAYYGYYERVKVAIMCLVWGIFSAVLFLVGVIIIYSQIGTFQIDQIHTMAGNPLAFWAIAVILVGMCAKLAIIPLHVWMPWVHAEHPTCIAGLLAVYANIAAYIIVRVLVLPLWDDFQWFGPPIMVLSVLTMIYGSLLTLAQTDMKRIPACSTISQSAYSMLGIGALTAASIEGGLFFFLSHIMGKTVFFSTCGLVVYTTHIRNINYLSGLGSKMPFTAMLFIAGGMMLAGIPPFSSFPAEVIMFTGIFEKGDTFSIIIGIMGLMAILLTVGYAFYFAMRIFFGDLPEALAKKDYIKDPPMLMLIPLIFIVLLSAALGLYPSFIMNLFEPVITEVLLNK; encoded by the coding sequence ATGATGCCTATGATTCTTCTTCAAATAATCTTCATTCCAGCCCTGGTTTCTCTAATTATATTTTCATTTAGGAACAGCCTGGGGAAAAAATCTGGATGGGTTGCAGTATCAGGATTAATATATACAACTGTCCTTCTGCTTATTGCCCTGGCTGAAGTCTACAATGGCTCACCAATTAATGAAGAATACCCATTGCTCATCAACCCGGATATAAGACTAACTCTACTTGGAGATGGTCTGAGCATAGCTGTTGCCCTTATCTGTAATCTTCTGTGCCTGGCTCTTTGTGTATACTCTATAAAGTATATAGATCACAGAATAGAAATCATTTACGCAGACCTCAATGAGAAAGGTCAGACCAGCTACTATACATGCTTTTTCTATCTTTTGCTCTTTTTCCCGGTTGGATTCATGGGGGTCAGTTTTGCCTCCGATCTGATAGTACTTTACTTTTTTATGGAAGTGCTGACAGTCGTACTTTATTTTCTCATGGCATATTACGGGTACTATGAGCGAGTCAAAGTAGCAATAATGTGTCTTGTCTGGGGAATTTTCTCTGCAGTGCTTTTTTTGGTCGGGGTAATCATAATCTATTCTCAAATTGGAACTTTTCAGATAGACCAGATACATACCATGGCTGGCAATCCACTTGCTTTCTGGGCCATTGCAGTCATTCTTGTGGGCATGTGCGCCAAGCTGGCAATAATTCCGCTTCATGTATGGATGCCCTGGGTGCATGCCGAACATCCAACCTGTATTGCTGGTTTACTGGCTGTATACGCCAACATTGCTGCTTATATTATCGTACGTGTACTCGTGCTTCCACTGTGGGATGATTTTCAGTGGTTCGGACCACCAATAATGGTGCTGTCAGTATTGACAATGATTTATGGATCGCTGTTGACTCTTGCACAAACAGATATGAAAAGGATACCTGCCTGCTCAACCATAAGTCAAAGCGCATATTCCATGCTGGGTATAGGGGCGCTTACTGCGGCGAGTATTGAAGGCGGACTCTTTTTCTTTCTCAGCCACATAATGGGTAAAACAGTATTCTTTTCCACTTGCGGTTTAGTTGTCTATACAACTCATATCAGAAACATTAATTACCTGAGTGGTCTTGGTTCCAAAATGCCTTTTACAGCCATGCTGTTCATAGCTGGCGGAATGATGTTAGCTGGTATACCTCCCTTTAGCAGTTTTCCTGCAGAAGTAATTATGTTTACCGGTATCTTTGAAAAAGGTGATACTTTCAGCATCATCATCGGCATCATGGGACTCATGGCCATTTTATTGACAGTCGGGTACGCGTTCTATTTTGCCATGAGGATATTTTTTGGTGATCTTCCTGAAGCGCTTGCCAAAAAGGATTACATTAAAGATCCACCAATGCTCATGCTTATCCCGCTGATCTTTATTGTACTGCTCTCTGCTGCATTAGGTCTCTATCCTTCATTTATCATGAATCTCTTCGAGCCTGTGATAACTGAAGTCTTGTTGAATAAATAA
- a CDS encoding MnhB domain-containing protein produces MINQTESPIIEIAGRGLAPVIQLIGIYVFFHGHYGPGGGFQGGVLLAAGVILQRMSLGGVFSQKMFPSSSSLILCAIGCVLFAGTGVVAIMAGGYFMDYSVLPVQWMEPAYLRYYGILFVELGITLGVMTGLIAIYDNLAGIDHAGTN; encoded by the coding sequence ATGATCAATCAGACTGAAAGTCCCATTATTGAAATTGCTGGCCGCGGATTGGCGCCTGTAATTCAGCTGATAGGGATTTATGTTTTTTTTCATGGCCATTACGGACCCGGGGGTGGCTTTCAGGGAGGCGTTCTTCTTGCCGCTGGAGTTATCCTGCAAAGAATGAGCTTAGGAGGTGTCTTCAGCCAGAAAATGTTTCCTTCAAGTTCTTCTTTGATACTTTGCGCCATTGGCTGCGTGCTGTTTGCTGGAACAGGTGTCGTAGCCATCATGGCAGGAGGATATTTCATGGATTACTCAGTTCTGCCTGTTCAGTGGATGGAGCCGGCATATCTCAGGTACTACGGCATCCTGTTTGTAGAACTGGGCATAACCCTGGGAGTAATGACCGGATTAATCGCCATATATGACAACTTAGCAGGAATTGATCATGCTGGAACTAATTGA
- a CDS encoding cation:proton antiporter subunit C: MLELIEGHYAYFFLMLLFTIGLYAMMMKRNLVKKIMGMSMIQSATIMVWIVSAYKEGATIPVLDPNIPLDNPDLYLNPLPHTLMLTAIVVAVVTLGVSLTLAVAVYRNFNTLDEQELLDRTKEK, translated from the coding sequence ATGCTGGAACTAATTGAAGGCCACTACGCCTATTTTTTTCTCATGCTTCTCTTCACCATAGGGCTTTATGCCATGATGATGAAAAGAAACCTTGTTAAAAAAATTATGGGAATGTCCATGATTCAAAGCGCCACTATTATGGTCTGGATTGTCAGTGCCTACAAAGAAGGTGCTACCATCCCGGTATTAGACCCCAATATCCCCCTGGATAACCCTGACCTTTACCTTAACCCACTCCCTCATACCTTAATGCTTACAGCCATTGTTGTGGCAGTGGTCACGCTTGGAGTCTCACTGACTTTGGCCGTTGCGGTTTACCGTAACTTCAACACTCTGGATGAACAAGAACTTCTCGACCGGACAAAAGAAAAATGA
- a CDS encoding PilZ domain-containing protein — MSNSLKKEVYIDEKILDRLESVAKRSELRLSTLLDQILRTYIEDNEVNSPITDEKRKFKRKNVVIPAMVYEKSQEANVGRYYSTTVLDISIGGTRLAFPIDRDGKIEFIRSNSDFEVILYLTDTEVLSRFKCNLKHVEKNDYTIKVGGAFTQCDEFSNDQLNQYFMQ; from the coding sequence ATGTCCAATAGCCTTAAAAAAGAAGTTTATATTGATGAAAAAATACTGGATCGATTAGAATCTGTGGCTAAGAGAAGCGAATTACGGTTAAGTACATTGCTGGATCAGATACTTAGAACATATATTGAGGATAATGAAGTGAACAGTCCCATAACTGACGAAAAAAGAAAATTTAAAAGAAAAAATGTGGTTATACCAGCCATGGTCTACGAAAAATCACAAGAAGCCAACGTGGGCAGGTATTATTCAACAACTGTGCTGGATATTTCCATTGGCGGAACACGACTGGCCTTTCCTATTGACAGGGATGGGAAAATCGAATTTATACGAAGCAATTCAGATTTCGAGGTTATTTTGTATCTTACTGATACAGAAGTTTTATCAAGGTTCAAGTGTAATCTTAAGCATGTGGAGAAAAATGATTACACCATAAAGGTGGGTGGAGCTTTTACCCAATGTGATGAGTTCAGCAATGATCAGCTTAACCAGTACTTTATGCAATAA
- a CDS encoding complex I subunit 5 family protein — MMEHIAQSSPALIPVLYLMASILIPIAGYFRVYWAYLVALLFSAAAFSLSIIGLLEVLNSGAISYHLGGWMPPLGIELVLDPLSGFILAIISGSTLLVMFYAEDSINHEISYNAMPFYSLSMLLLGGLAGMTLTGDLFNLYVFLEIVALAGYALLAIGNKRAPFSAFRYLTLGTAGAAFYLLGVSFIFISTGTLNMADIAAVLPYVENQTPVIVGLVLIILGIFVKMGIFPLHQWLPDAYTHASSTATALIAPIGTKVAAYVLIRALTIYEFPPIIDLLSWVAVASIVAGSILAISQKNIKRMLAYSSVANIGYITLGITLANPLAFIGALLHILNHAMMKAALFLSAGGIQNKMGTLDIRKMRGFPTVMPITAFAFIIAVFSMVGIPPTGGFFSKLYLVLGAIEAQEWFFVFAIVLSTLLGIVYLFRFINIAFFRFYEKSDDKVINQSDVLKLPFKGEQEELDSKKFELNKRNEMSPTMLIPVLIIAVGIILVGVFNGYIVDNVLNFAVPDFTQFNK; from the coding sequence ATGATGGAACATATAGCTCAAAGCTCACCAGCACTTATTCCGGTTCTGTACCTGATGGCCTCAATTCTTATTCCCATTGCAGGTTATTTCAGGGTTTACTGGGCCTATCTTGTAGCACTTCTTTTTTCAGCAGCAGCATTTTCACTAAGCATAATCGGACTGCTTGAAGTCTTGAATTCCGGGGCTATCAGCTATCATCTCGGCGGCTGGATGCCTCCGCTGGGAATAGAACTTGTCCTGGACCCCCTGTCAGGATTCATTCTTGCCATTATCAGCGGCTCAACCCTGCTGGTAATGTTTTATGCTGAAGACAGCATCAATCACGAAATTTCTTACAATGCCATGCCGTTTTATTCATTGAGCATGTTGCTTCTCGGCGGACTGGCAGGCATGACACTCACCGGGGATCTGTTCAACCTTTATGTGTTTCTTGAAATAGTGGCTTTGGCAGGCTACGCCTTGCTGGCTATTGGAAATAAGCGGGCCCCGTTTTCTGCTTTTCGCTACCTTACTCTTGGTACTGCAGGTGCAGCATTTTACCTTCTTGGAGTATCATTCATATTTATCAGTACAGGCACGCTGAACATGGCCGATATAGCTGCGGTCCTGCCCTATGTTGAAAACCAGACTCCGGTAATTGTCGGTCTAGTGTTAATTATACTGGGTATTTTCGTAAAAATGGGAATTTTTCCTTTACATCAGTGGCTGCCTGATGCGTATACACATGCATCATCTACAGCGACAGCCCTCATCGCCCCTATAGGCACCAAGGTGGCAGCCTATGTTCTAATCAGGGCTTTGACCATTTACGAATTTCCACCAATCATTGACTTACTGAGCTGGGTAGCAGTTGCAAGTATAGTCGCGGGATCTATCCTCGCCATTTCTCAGAAAAATATCAAAAGAATGTTAGCTTATTCTTCAGTTGCTAATATTGGATACATCACGCTGGGCATAACTCTTGCCAATCCACTTGCATTTATTGGAGCACTGCTGCATATTCTTAATCATGCCATGATGAAAGCAGCGCTCTTTCTTTCAGCAGGGGGCATCCAGAACAAAATGGGAACTTTAGACATCAGGAAGATGCGTGGATTTCCAACTGTTATGCCCATTACCGCTTTTGCTTTTATCATTGCAGTCTTCTCAATGGTAGGTATTCCACCTACAGGCGGTTTTTTCAGTAAGCTCTACCTGGTATTAGGAGCTATAGAAGCTCAGGAATGGTTCTTTGTCTTCGCTATTGTTTTAAGCACACTTTTGGGAATTGTTTATTTGTTCAGGTTTATTAATATTGCCTTTTTCCGCTTTTACGAAAAGTCTGATGATAAAGTGATAAATCAGTCGGACGTCTTAAAGTTGCCTTTTAAGGGTGAACAGGAAGAACTTGACAGTAAAAAATTTGAATTAAACAAGAGAAATGAAATGAGTCCAACTATGCTTATTCCTGTGCTGATCATAGCGGTGGGAATCATACTGGTTGGCGTCTTCAATGGATACATAGTTGATAACGTGCTTAATTTTGCAGTGCCTGATTTCACTCAGTTTAACAAGTAA